The Temnothorax longispinosus isolate EJ_2023e chromosome 7, Tlon_JGU_v1, whole genome shotgun sequence genome contains a region encoding:
- the Mbs gene encoding protein phosphatase 1 regulatory subunit 12B isoform X3 produces MSLETRSSSALFKRAEQLKRWEQSETNREPTQPRQVARKIKFSADIVFLAACAASDKEEVVRLLQNGANINTGNVDGLTALHQACIDDDLDMVEFLVEQGADINRGDNEGWTPLHATASCGFISIAKYLIEQGCNLAAVNNDGELALDIAESDEMEDMLQQHINKAGIDCDQARSDEERSMLNDAKAWRAGAPGKDSIHPRSGATALHVAAAKGYIKVMQILLQARCNVDAQDFDGWTPLHGAAHWGQLEACKLLVENGCDMDMKNYADQTAFDVADADILKSLENLREQQALIVKENPQTNNKKQSSIPKKRVSTSADNAVAAQESTEIFEEETPNKVKKVELEIQSDKEDSSTSTNSDVEATRETHMEESDGEGESETSSESHSSTFSNQSDKSNHATCLTDDEKKNRVNKDESAPHSPISPVETNKVPNQAPILPPKQQTDNNEDGVVPSWRRSGSFRNRMQSTETTNSAPTKLEDKDNNIKIPTTPNKVSGESDVVLRRTHSFETDEKFYEQYLALRARIKAFSCPTLHRCNAATPTHTNATTRSASLRETHRKKDVKLNLELSRLPQGSNTLSPTSASKTLASSLLSSITTTTTATTTTSPIPVNQIRRSFVPPVRDEESETQRKAHAKRVRETRRSTQGVTLDEIKSAEQLVKKKQQNNESPTLPPSTQPTTTASNTASITATITTATSTTVTPANKVSEETNLPERRPSWRLRVDNGSKFQLEDANNKPTDNATAYMRRPSGGTGVPRPSSAPVETIATSSTETTVTLPLRRSLKQPDDKDQDKENDSRNAQATQAVIQRRRRPKRRSTGVVHVDMDEIDPEKQDLTAGGDCDDSKINHNESGNDRSGRATRLGSISSLSSEASSTPIRLKSNSSENGELDYKKLYEESQVENERLKEKLKRSDEQLKEVRHLLEKTQINQNKVILSEAEKRERRAMERKLSEMEEELKQLQKLKAENERLKAENRALTRVVSKLTNTK; encoded by the exons ATGTCTCTCGAGACACGTTCCAGCTCGGCCCTGTTCAAGCGTGCCGAACAGCTCAAACGCTGGGAGCAGTCCGAGACGAATCGCGAGCCCACGCAGCCACGGCAGGTCGCGCGCAAGATCAAGTTCTCCGCCGACATCGTGTTCCTGGCGGCGTGCGCGGCCAGCGACAAGGAGGAGGTCGTGCGTCTGCTGCAGAACGGGGCGAACATCAACACCGGCAATGTCGACGGCCTCACCGCGCTGCACCAG GCTTGCATTGACGATGACCTGGATATGGTGGAGTTTTTGGTGGAACAAGGAGCGGATATCAATCGTGGAGATAATGAAGGCTGGACGCCCTTACATGCCACAGCATCTTGCGGATTCATATCTATCGCTAA ATACCTAATAGAACAAGGATGTAATCTGGCAGCGGTAAACAATGACGGTGAACTGGCGCTGGATATTGCAGAAAGCGACGAGATGGAAGACATGCTCCAACAGCATATAAATAAAGCAg GTATTGATTGTGATCAAGCTAGGAGTGATGAGGAAAGATCAATGCTGAATGACGCAAAAGCTTGGCGGGCAGGTGCACCAGGCAAAGATTCCATCCATCCGAGATCAGGAGCCACCGCACTCCATGTCGCCGCCGCCAAAGGCTACATCAAAGTCATGCa AATATTACTACAAGCTCGATGCAATGTTGATGCACAGGACTTTGATGGATGGACGCCTTTGCACGGTGCGGCACATTGGGGCCAACTGGAAGCTTGCAAACTTCTTGTTGAGAATGGCTGTGATATGGATATGAAAAATTACGCT GATCAAACTGCTTTCGATGTTGCTGATGCAGACATCCTCAAATCTCTTGAAAACTTAAGAGAGCAACAAGCACTTATCGTGAAAGAAAATCCACaaacaaataataagaagCAATCGTCTATACCAAAGAAACG TGTCTCAACGAGTGCTGATAACGCAGTAGCGGCACAAGAATCTACCGAGATCTTTGAAGAGGAAACGCCAAATAAAGTTAAGAAGGTTGAATTAGAGATTCAATCCGATAAAGAAGATTCCAGCACTAGTACAAACAGCGACGTTG AAGCAACACGTGAAACACACATGGAAGAGAGTGATGGTGAAGGTGAATCTGAGACTAGCTCAGAATCACACTCTTCCACTTTCTCCAATCAATCTGATAAGTCTAACCACGCGACATGTCTTACAGATGACG aaaagaaaaatagagtaAACAAGGATGAAAGTGCACCCCATAGTCCAATATCTCCGGTCGAAACTAATAAAGTTCCTAATCAG GCTCCAATATTGCCTCCAAAACAACAGACTGATAATAACGAGGACGGTGTTGTACCATCTTGGAGACGTTCAGGTTCCTTTCGAAATAGAATGCAAAGTACTGAAACTACTAATTCTGCACCTACAA AACTCGAAGATAAGGATAACAATATTAAGATACCAACAACACCAAACAAAGTTAGTGGAGAATCCGATGTGGTATTAAGAAGGACGCATAGTTTCGAGACAGATGAAAA GTTTTATGAGCAGTATTTGGCATTACGTGCTCGCATCAAGGCGTTCTCGTGCCCTACCCTCCATCGCTGCAATGCAGCTACTCCTACCCACACCAATGCTACGACTCGCTCTGCATCTCTACGCGAAACACACAG aaaaaaagacgtgaaattaaatttggaaTTATCAAGACTGCCACAAGGAAGCAATACACTTTCACCAACATCCGCATCTAAAACATTGGCATCGAGTCTATTGTCATCCATTACAACAACTACCACTGCCACCACAACAACAAGTCCTATTCCAGTCAATCAAATTCGCag atCCTTCGTTCCGCCGGTACGCGATGAGGAAAGTGAAACCCAAAGGAAAGCCCACGCAAAGAGAGTAAGAGAAACTAGAAGGTCGACTCAAGGTGTGACGTTGGATGAGATCAAGAGCGCGGAACAATTAGTGAAGAAAAAGCAACAGAACAACGAATCGCCGACATTGCCGCCGTCCACGCAG CCTACTACTACCGCCAGCAATACAGCTTCGATCACAGCTACAATAACAACCGCAACCTCTACTACCGTGACTCCTGCGAATAAAGTTTCTGAAGAAACTAATTTACCTGAGAGACGACCGTCTTGGAGATTAAGGGTAGACAATGGAAGCAAG tttCAGTTGGAGgatgctaataataaacctACTGATAACGCAACGGCCTATATGAGAAGACCGTCTGGTGGAACTGGTGTACCCAGACCATCATCAGCTCCAGTGGAAACTATTGCTACCAGTAGTACAGAAACCACAGTTACTTTACCCCTTAGGAGATCGTTAAAGCAACCTGATGACAAAG ATCAAGATAAGGAAAATGACAGTAGGAACGCACAAGCTACACAAGCAGTTATTCAAAGGAGACGTCGGCCTAAGAGAAGATCGACAGGTGTAGTCCACGTGGATATGGAT gaaattGACCCAGAAAAACAAGATCTAACTGCTGGCGGTGATTGCGATGATTCCAAAATTAATCACAACGAA AGCGGAAACGATCGTTCTGGGAGAGCCACTAGATTAGGTTCGATATCTTCGCTATCGTCGGAAGCCTCGTCAACACCAATCAGATTAAAATCAAACAGTTCCGAGAACGGCGAATTAGACTATAAGAAACTATACGAGGAATCTCAGGTCGAGAACGAAAGGCTAAAGGAGAAACTGAAGCGCTCCGACGAGCAATTGAAAGAAGTCAGgcatttattggaaaaaacgCAAATCAACCAAAACAAAGTGATTCTCTCTGAGGCAGAGAAAAGGGAGAGGCGAGCCATGGAAAGGAAACTTTCAGAGATGGAAGAGGAATTGAAG CAATTGCAAAAGCTCAAAGCTGAAAATGAGAGATTGAAAGCCGAAAATCGGGCACTTACCCGCGTCGTATCCAAACTCACCAATACTAAATAG